A DNA window from Arachis duranensis cultivar V14167 chromosome 3, aradu.V14167.gnm2.J7QH, whole genome shotgun sequence contains the following coding sequences:
- the LOC107477131 gene encoding G-box-binding factor 1-like isoform X1 has translation MLPKNFSLNNIMFSHYVYSYYLLVFSFPSLMRDTPPKLLQPHGSLTKEELRKERRREANRRCVQRKRKREQETFQELEGSVAKLRTEVQLLHEELTRLDKENKELDEENNSIQEEIYKMHGMELSAKFVISSAVDEV, from the exons ATGCTACCTAAGAATTTCTCTCTTAACAATATTATGTTTTCACATTATGTTTATTCTTATTATcttcttgttttctcttttcccTCCCTAATGCGGGATACTCCACCCAAACTTTTGCAGCCACATGGGTCTCTAACAAAG gaagagttaagaaaagaaagaagaagagaggccAACAGAAGATGTGtccagaggaagagaaagagagaacag GAAACATTCCAAGAGCTCGAAGGATCCGTGGCAAAGCTTAGAACTGAAGTCCAATTACTCCATGAAGAACTTACTAGACTTGACAAGGAAAATAAGGAACTCGACGAGGAAAATAACTCCATTCAA GAAGAAATTTACAAGATGCATGGAATGGAATTATCAGCAAAATTTGTGATCAGTTCTGCTGTTGATGAAGTTTAG
- the LOC107477131 gene encoding G-box-binding factor 1-like isoform X2 translates to MEEKVPQLIIRFKLSKPKEPHGSLTKEELRKERRREANRRCVQRKRKREQETFQELEGSVAKLRTEVQLLHEELTRLDKENKELDEENNSIQEEIYKMHGMELSAKFVISSAVDEV, encoded by the exons ATGGAGGAAAAGGTACCTCAGCTCATTATACGTTTCAAACTTTCGAAGCCTAAAGAA CCACATGGGTCTCTAACAAAG gaagagttaagaaaagaaagaagaagagaggccAACAGAAGATGTGtccagaggaagagaaagagagaacag GAAACATTCCAAGAGCTCGAAGGATCCGTGGCAAAGCTTAGAACTGAAGTCCAATTACTCCATGAAGAACTTACTAGACTTGACAAGGAAAATAAGGAACTCGACGAGGAAAATAACTCCATTCAA GAAGAAATTTACAAGATGCATGGAATGGAATTATCAGCAAAATTTGTGATCAGTTCTGCTGTTGATGAAGTTTAG
- the LOC107476699 gene encoding arabinosyltransferase RRA3: MIGRREGALMRNNGSHSLWKSKVVTAVAIGVLIGCVFAFLFPNGFFYSVPTSTPNRHLSLAGSKTQENPAECESSDRLNMLKSELVAVSDKNAELKKQVRELTERLRFAEQGKDQAQKQFLALGKQQKAGPFGTVKGLRTNPTVVPDESVNPRLAKLLQKIAVKQELIVALANRNVKEMLEVWFTNIKRVNITNYLVVALDEEIEQFCQSNQVPVYKRDPDAAVDNIGKTGGNHKVSGLKFRILREFLQLGYGVLLSDVDIVYLQNPFDHLYRDSDVESMSDGHDNRTAYGYNDVFDEPAMGWARYAHTMRIWVYNSGFFYIRPTIPSIELLDRVATRLSQEDAWDQAVFNEELFFPSHPGYEGLHAARRTMDMYLFMNSKVLFKTVRNDAKLSKLKPVIVHVNYHPDKLPRMKAVVEFYVNGKQDALKAFPEGSNW, from the exons ATGATTGGACGCAGAGAAGGAGCATTGATGAGGAACAACGGTTCCCATTCTCTTTGGAAATCGAAGGTTGTAACCGCCGTAGCAATTGGGGTCCTCATTGGTTGCGTCTTCGCGTTCTTGTTCCCAAATGGTTTCTTCTACTCTGTTCCCACTTCAACCCCAAATCGCCACCTTTCTCTTGCCGGATCCAAAACCCAG GAAAATCCAGCTGAATGTGAATCCTCTGATCGGCTCAACATGTTGAAATCAGAGTTGGTGGCAGTATCAGATAAAAATGCTGAGCTGAAAAAACAGGTGAGGGAATTGACAGAGAGGCTGCGGTTTGCGGAGCAAGGGAAAGATCAGGCTCAAAAGCAGTTTCTTGCATTGGGTAAACAGCAAAAAGCTGGACCTTTTGGTACCGTCAAGGGATTAAGAACTAACCCTACTGTTGTTCCTGATGAATCCGTGAACCCAAGGTTGGCAAAGCTATTACAGAAAATCGCAGTTAAACAAGAGCTTATAGTTGCGCTTGCAAACAGAAATGTGAAGGAAATGCTGGAGGTCTGGTTCACCAACATCAAGAGAGTAAACATAACCAATTATCTGGTTGTTGCTTTAGATGAAGAGATTGAACAGTTCTGCCAATCAAATCAAGTCCCAGTGTATAAGAGAGATCCGGATGCAGCTGTTGATAACATTGGAAAGACAGGAGGGAACCATAAAGTCTCAGGGCTTAAATTCCGTATTCTAAGAGAATTTTTGCAGTTGGGGTATGGTGTTCTTCTATCAGATGTGGACATTGTATATTTGCAAAATCCCTTCGATCATCTATATCGGGATTCAGATGTGGAGTCCATGAGTGATGGCCATGATAACAGGACGGCTTACGGTTATAACGATGTCTTTGATGAACCTGCAATGGGTTGGGCTCGATATGCACATACCATGAGGATATGGGTGTACAACTCTGGTTTCTTCTATATCAGACCAACAATACCCTCCATTGAACTTTTGGATCGTGTGGCAACTCGACTTTCCCAGGAGGATGCATGGGACCAGGCAGTTTTCAACGAGGAGCTCTTTTTCCCCTCGCATCCAGGCTACGAAGGGCTACATGCTGCAAGAAGAACTATGGATATGTATCTGTTCATGAACAGCAAGGTTCTTTTCAAGACAGTGAGGAATGATGCTAAGCTAAGCAAGTTGAAACCGGTAATTGTTCATGTGAATTACCACCCTGATAAGCTTCCGCGAATGAAAGCAGTTGTCGAATTCTATGTCAACGGGAAGCAGGATGCTCTCAAAGCTTTCCCTGAAGGCTCAAATTGGTAA